Below is a genomic region from Dethiosulfovibrio peptidovorans.
GAGTCGAAGTCGTCGTTGGACTTCATCTCCATCAACCAGGGAGCGTAGACCGTCTCCCCAAGTATCTTGATGGCTGCGTCCAACCCATCACACTCGATCATCCTCTGAAAAAGGGCTCCATCCAGCAACCGGTTCTCCATCGCCCTCAGACGCGCGACCGAATATCCGTATCGTTCCGTCGGGGCCATGCACTCACCGCCCAACTACTTGTCGAACAGCCGTTTTACAACGTCTGCCTCAAGATCGTCCCGCAGCCAGCGGACAAGCATGTCAAAGGAGGCGTTTTCGCTCACCTTTCCTCGACTCACGATACACCCGCCCGATATCGCTACGGGAGACTTTGCCATGGTCAGTTTGCTCTTGTGCTTTTCGTTGTAGCCTTTGAGCCAGCTCTCGTTCAGGTGTTTTTCGCCAGCACGAACCAAGAGGACTTCATCTCCAGACTGAACGGCCCGATCCAGAAGCCCTTCGACAAAGGTCCGATACTTGGCGGCGGTAAGCTTGTTGAGCTTCTCCAGGGCGCCCCTGTAGACCTCGTCGATCAGTTGCTGCTTCGCCCCGAGCTCCAGCTTTTTGACGTCCAGGTTGGCCACGATCTCCCGCCGACGGAGGATCTCGGGCTTCTCGGACTCAAAACGCTTCTCGTAAGAGGCCTTCATCGCCTGAATGTCCTTTTGAGCTGCTGCCGTGATCTCTTCAGCCTGTTTTCTGGCCGTACTCAGAATATTTTCAGCTTCAGCGTTGGCATCGGCCTCTATTTTTTTCTTGATGTCGGACAAAGACATGCCGATCACTCCACTCTCTACAAACCGAGCCTAGGAGATCCCGTTAAGCAGAAGGATGCTGACGAGCAGGGCGAGAACGGCGTAGGTCTCCACCATAGCGGGAAGGATAACCGCTTTTCCGGTCTCCTCCGGGCGCTTGGCGATCATCTGGATACAGGACGCAGAGGTCTTCCCCTGAGCAATTCCCGAGAAATAGCCAGCAATAGCGATGGGAAGACAGGCGAAGAGCACTCCCAAGCCGTTGACCCAGGTCACAGCCATCGTCGGCTCTCCACCGATGAGGCCAGCCTTCAACATGGCAAAGAAGGCGATCAGCAAACCGTAAATTCCCTGGGTACCCGGAAGGGCCTGGAGAAGCAGAACGAGACCGAACTTACCAGGA
It encodes:
- a CDS encoding permease, whose translation is MEHLGVMLTIFGAALAAGFAGAGSAIGVGIAGESGAGVMTEDPGKFGLVLLLQALPGTQGIYGLLIAFFAMLKAGLIGGEPTMAVTWVNGLGVLFACLPIAIAGYFSGIAQGKTSASCIQMIAKRPEETGKAVILPAMVETYAVLALLVSILLLNGIS